The Cloeon dipterum chromosome X, ieCloDipt1.1, whole genome shotgun sequence genome includes a window with the following:
- the srl gene encoding peroxisome proliferator-activated receptor gamma coactivator-related protein 1 — MRIFSVSAMEYIFQESQNSLGFNFNEDVSDLVNDDSDDVMMALFNREPEMWDDLPFNRFDVDDMLHPPGEDSKKILEQWNEQMGAMQASDSEDLDMCPGEPFLDMLFEGDVSLSSAPPCNSRSLLKPRQERLSASNVVYGLKAESQDVQLPIMSDSEDEIDVLKPIKQIKMELEDEDCVDVETVVDHTPIIEAPDLKSLMEQFEASSKVNQATDIDNVVPSSLPVVSNNLLVLSKQKIRDALPQEMVEKIKASSRKVIHVIPAIPSKPLVTGTRMQDAAATLNRNKLLKIVAAGDSVQRDHDYCSSIGESPPPQINFQHSNSVEYKPSPVPSRTSSETAKENKELKPAATWDKNSKKDSGLESGEVSDASEEAAPLLKEAAEAPSLPPVKVKKKINLQEYRSRREELDRQKASGSSSSISNASSCLSSPAHPASPEQVAVKPEMHSVEVQTQDHDISTQQLAKTENKDFSKVERPSRSPHKNRQYRSHNSEFHGRSTSRSSCSSSSCSSYRRSGQKSRRKQGRSSSLSSSGSSNSRSRSTGASSAKRRRHDSPSYRRASRQISRYSNSSRSRNRSNSQASTASSHTSNTSSEWYLNGKDRQRQVEERRVIYVGRLPDGTTKVEVRKRFEAFGPIIDISIHFREHGDNYGFVTFACKNHAYDAVERGNDNPDLPKYDLCFGGRRSFCKVRYSDLDAQNSRNKGGNLHHEDTFDNLLRETQAKLQKRGKLL; from the exons AATCTTCAGTGTGTCAGCGATGGAATACATATTTCAAGAAAGTCAAAATAGTCTgggtttcaattttaatgaggaTGTGAGC GATCTAGTGAACGATGATTCAGACGACGTTATGATGGCTCTCTTCAACAGGGAACCAGAAATGTGGGATGA CTTGCCATTTAACAGATTTGACGTGGATGACATGCTACACCCTCCTGGGGAGGATAGCAAGAAGATCCTGGAGCAGTGGAACGAGCAGATGGGGGCCATGCAGGCGTCGGACAGCGAGGACCTCGACATGTGCCCCGGTGAGCCGTTTCTGGACATGCTTTTCGAAGGTGACGTCAGCCTCTCGTCGGCGCCTCCCTGCAACTCTCGGTCGCTCCTGAAGCCACGCCAGGAGCGCCTCTCGGCCTCCAACGTGGTTTACGGACTCAAGGCCGAGAGCCAGGACGTCCAGCTGCCCATCATGTCGGACAGCGAGGACGAAATCGATGTGCTCAAGCCTATCAAGCAGATCAAAATGGAGCTCGAGGATGAAGACTGCGTCGACGTGGAGACGGTCGTTGACCACACGCcaa TCATTGAGGCCCCCGACCTCAAATCTCTAATGGAGCAGTTTGAGGCGTCAAGCAAGGTGAATCAAGCTACAGACATTGACAACGTTGTGCCGTCGAGTTTACCCGTCGTTTCCAACAACCTCCTCGTGCTGTCCAAGCAGAAAATACGCGATGCTCTGCCGCAGGAAATGGTGGAGAAAATCAAG GCCTCGTCACGCAAGGTTATTCACGTAATCCCGGCCATTCCCTCAAAGCCCTTGGTCACCGGAACTCGCATGCAGGACGCTGCTGCCACTCTCAACAGGAATAAGCTGCTCAAGATT GTTGCTGCCGGAGACTCCGTGCAGCGCGACCACGACTACTGCTCGAGCATCGGCGAAAGTCCTCCGCCGCAGATCAATTTCCAGCACAGTAACTCTGTTGAGTACAAACCTAGCCCGGTGCCAAGCAGAACCTCCTCTGAGACTGCGAAAGAGAACAAAGAACTGAAGCCAGCTGCGACTTGGGACAAGAATTCCAAAAAGGACAGCGGACTTGAGTCTGGCGAGGTCAGCGACGCCAGCGAGGAGGCAGCCCCGCTCCTTAAGGAGGCTGCCGAAGCTCCTTCACTGCct cctgTGAAAGTGAAGAAAAAGATCAACTTGCAAGAGTATCGCAGTAGGCGTGAGGAGCTGGATCGGCAGAAAGCGAGCGGCTCCAGCAGTTCCATCAGCAATGCTTCCTCTTGCCTATCGAGTCCAGCTCACCCCGCGTCGCCAGAACAGGTTGCCGTGAAGCCTGAGATGCACAGCGTAGAGGTTCAAACTCAAGACCATGACATTTCCACTCAGCAGCTggcaaaaactgaaaataaagaCTTCTCAAAAGTAGAAAG ACCTAGTCGTTCCCCCCACAAAAATCGTCAGTACCGTTCCCACAACAGCGAATTCCATGGTAGATCAACCTCAAGGTCGTCATGTAGCAGTAGCAGCTGCAGTTCCTACCGCCGAAGTGGGCAAAAGTCCAGGAGAAAACAGGGGAGATCCTCATCCCTTTCCTCTTCTGGATCTTCCAA CTCAAGATCTCGCTCAACCGGAGCCTCGTCCGCCAAGCGCAGGCGGCACGACTCTCCTTCCTACAGGCGAGCTTCAAGACAGATTAGCAGATACTCTAACTCCAGCAGGAGCCGTAACAG GTCCAATTCTCAAGCCAGCACAGCGAGCAGCCACACAAGCAATACCAGTTCAGAGTGGTACTTGAACGGCAAGGACCGTCAGCGGCAGGTGGAGGAGCGAAGAGTAATTTATGTCGGTCGGCTGCCGGACGGAACAACCAAAGTGGAGGTTCGGAAGAGATTTGAAGCCTTTGGGCCAATCATCGACATCTCCATCCACTTTAGGGAGCACGG AGACAACTATGGGTTTGTAACCTTTGCCTGCAAAAATCACGCTTATGACGCCGTGGAGCGCGGAAACGACAACCCCGATCTGCCCAAGTACGATTTGTGTTTTGGAGGGAGAAGGTCGTTCTGCAAAGTTCGATACTCTGATTTAG ATGCTCAGAATAGTCGCAACAAAGGCGGCAACTTGCACCACGAAGACACATTCGACAACCTGCTGCGGGAAACTCAGGCCAAGCTGCAGAAGCGGGGCAAGCTGCTCTGA